In Miscanthus floridulus cultivar M001 chromosome 8, ASM1932011v1, whole genome shotgun sequence, the sequence CTTTCCAAAGGGCTTAACCACTAATTTCTTCTAGGATAGTCCTAATCGTCATTACCAAATGATGAAATCTTAGGCTCATGTCTTCAATTTCCTTCTCTTGCATTGCTTGAACAGGTAAAGCTCGGACATCAACTCCTGCACGAGAACATGGCAGCTTTTAGTCAGATGCTCAAAGCCATTAGTTTCCATGACTGCTTCCAGTGCATCAGGAGATTTGAGAAACTCAATGCAAGCCTGCTTGAGACCACGGCAGGAGTGCTGTTTAGCCAACACCAACGTGGTTGCGGCCGTGCCGACGTCTAGGTGCCTGTATAGCTTCTCCTCACAAATCAGCTTGAGCCTCTGCATGTCATACCTGTCCGCCGCTTCCAGCAAATGCTGGGCCATCGTGGCCTC encodes:
- the LOC136469091 gene encoding BTB/POZ and MATH domain-containing protein 2-like, whose product is MPHHAPAPLSWPHTRAPSSLPHARSTRAIPRARSFSAHRFLLAARSRVFKAELWGAMKESTATGDYIRIDDMLPQVFKALLHFIYTDSLPQMEEQEEATMAQHLLEAADRYDMQRLKLICEEKLYRHLDVGTAATTLVLAKQHSCRGLKQACIEFLKSPDALEAVMETNGFEHLTKSCHVLVQELMSELYLFKQCKRRKLKT